In the Octadecabacter sp. SW4 genome, one interval contains:
- a CDS encoding TfoX/Sxy family protein has product MAYDDGLAALMRDDLAHTPGISEKKMFGGLCFLLNGHMVCGVHKGGGMFRVGKPAEPDALNIEGCAPLSFTGRPMGGMVDASEDLIGDDARRAALMALALAHAGSLPPK; this is encoded by the coding sequence ATGGCTTACGACGACGGGCTTGCGGCACTGATGCGCGACGATCTGGCACACACGCCCGGCATCAGCGAAAAGAAGATGTTTGGCGGTCTGTGTTTTCTGCTCAATGGCCATATGGTTTGCGGTGTCCACAAAGGTGGCGGAATGTTCCGCGTCGGTAAACCCGCAGAACCCGATGCCCTCAACATCGAGGGCTGCGCGCCGCTTTCCTTTACCGGACGGCCGATGGGCGGGATGGTTGATGCCAGCGAAGACCTGATCGGCGATGACGCCCGCCGCGCCGCTTTGATGGCGCTCGCGCTTGCCCATGCTGGGTCGTTGCCTCCCAAGTAG